The Pyxidicoccus xibeiensis genome includes the window GTGCCCCAGTCCTACCAACCGGGTCAGCCCGCGGCGCTGGTGGTGCTGCTGCATGGGGCGGGAGGCGACGCGGAGGGCATCCTGGACCTGGTGCGGACGCATGCCGACGCCACCGGCACGCTGGTGCTGGCCCCCAAGTCGGAGGGCCGTACCTGGGACATGCTCGTCCATGACCGGTATGGCCCGGACCTGGCGTTCCTCGACCTGTCGCTCACGCGGGTGTTCCGCGAGTACTCCGTGGACCCGGAGCGCATCACCATCAGCGGCTTCTCCGACGGGGCCAGCTACGCGCTGTCCGTCGGGCTGACCAACGGCCACCTCTTCCGGCGCATCGCGGCCTTCTCTCCCGGCGGCGTCGCCGCGTCCGAGCTCGAGGGCAAGCCGGGTGTGTTCATCTCCCACGGCACCCTGGACCCGGTGATTCCCATCGATGTGGGCGGGCGCTTCATCACCGGGCAGCTCCGCGAGGAGGACTACATGGTGGATTTTCGTGAGTTCGAGGGCTCGCACACCGTCCCCGCCGAAATCGCCCGGGAGGGCTTCACATTCCTGGTGGGGGCCGCCGCACCCTGAGTGTGGCCCACCTGGGAGGACGGCCTTTCGCGTCGCTCCGTCCCTTCTGGAATGTACGGCTTTGATTCAAGTACCTTGGGCGCACGGGTCGATGCAGTGGAGCGCGAGCAGGCCCGGAGGCCCTGACCGATGTCATCGACGACGAATCCATCCGAGCTTCCCCTGGCCCCGTGGGCGCGGCGCCTGGCGCCGTCCGCCATCCAGGACATGCTGCAGCACATCACGAAGCCGGGCGTCTTCTCCCTGGCGCTGGGACTGCCGGCCGCGGAGCTGTTCCCCACGCAGGGCATGGCCGAGGCGGCGGCGCGGGTGCTGGCGGAGCAGGGTGGGGCGCTCCAGTACTCGGCCACGCTGCAGCCGCTGCGCGAGCACGTGGTGGCGCTGATGGCGAAGCGGGGCGTGCGCTGCTCGCCGCAGCAGGTGTTCCTCACCACCGGTGCCCAGCAGGGGATGAACCTCCTGGCGCGGCTGATGCTGGAGCCCGGCCAGGCGGTGATGCTGGAGGACCGGGTGTACTCGGGCTTTCAACAAGTCTTGGACCCCTTCCAGGCGCGGCGGCTGGCGGTGCCCACCGATGCGCGCACGGGCATCGACCTGGACGCGGTGCAGTCGGTGCTGGCCTCGGGTGAGCGGCCGGCGTTCCTCTACACGATGAGCGACGGCCACAACCCGCTGGGCCTCAGCCTGGCGGCGGAGGCGCGGGAGCGGCTGGTGAAGCTGGCGCGCGACTACCGCATGCCCATCATCGAGGACGACGCCTACGGCTTCCTCCACTACGAGGACCGCGTGCTGCCGCCGCTGCGCGCGCTGGACGAGCAGTGGGTGTACTACGTGGGCTCGTTCTCCAAGATCCTCGCCCCCGCGCTGCGCGTGGGCTGGGTGGTGGTGCCCGAGCCCATGGTCTTCCGGCTGGCCACGGTGAAGGAGTCGAGCGACATCGACACGGCGACGTTCACCCAGCGCATCATCCTGGCGTTCCTGGACTCGGGGAAGCTGGAGGGGCACCTGGTGCGGCTGCGGCAGGAGTACCGCCTGCGGCGCGACACGCTGCTGCGCGCGCTGGAGACGCACCTGCCCAAGGGCGCCTCGTGGACGAAGCCGGCGAGCGGCATGTTCGTCTGGGTGGAGCTGCCCGAGGGCAACGACACCACGGCCCTGCTGGCGCGGGCGCTGGAGCTGGAGAAGGTGGCGTACCTGCCCGGCCAGGCGTTCGGCGTGCAGGGCGGCCGCTCCGCCGCGCACTGCATGCGGCTGAACTTCTCCAACTGCGAGCCGGCCCGCATCGAAGACGCGGTGGCTCGGCTGGGCAGGGTGCTGGCGCTGGCGCGCGGCTGAGGACCTGGCGTCCAACCCCCGATTGCGCATGAGCAGGCGGGTTGGTAAGGAGCTCCTTAACAGCTCCTTACCCCCGGGGAACGCATGCACGGACCCGTGCTCGCGGGCGTCAGCCTGCTCATCGTGCAGTTCATCGTCATCATCGGGGTGTCGCGGCTCATCGGGCGCGGCGCGCGGTGGCTGGGGCAGCCGCTGGTCATCGCCGAGGTGGTGGCGGGCATCCTCCTGGGGCCCTCGCTGCTGGGCTGGCTGGCCCCGGACGCGATGCAGGCGCTGTTCCCGGACTCCAGCCTGCCGGTGCTGAAGATGCTGAGCCAGGTGGGGCTCATCCTCTTCATGTTCCTCATCGGCCTGGAGCTGGACCCGAAGCTGCTCAAGGGCCGGGGCCACTCCTCGGTGGCCATCAGCCACACGAGCATCATCGTCCCGTTCGCGCTGGGCAGCGTGGCGGCGCTGTGGCTCTACCCGAGGCTGAGCGAGCCGTCGGTGCCCTTCTCGTCCTTCGTCCTCTTCATGGGCGTGGCGATGAGCGTCACCGCCTTCCCGGTGCTGGCGCGCATCCTCTCCGAGCGCAACCTCATGCAGTCGAAGGTGGGCGCCATCGCCATCGCCTGCGCCGCGGTGGACGACGTGACGGCGTGGTGTCTGCTGGCCTTCGTGGTGTCCATCGCCCGGGCCTCCAGCGTGGCGCAGGCGGCGTGGACGACGCTGTTCGCGCTCGTCTACATCGCCTTCATGCTGTTCGCGGTGCGGCCCTTCCTGGCCCGCCTCGGCGCGCGCGTCGCCTCCAAGGACGGGCTCACCCAGAACGTGATGGCCGGCACGATGTTGCTGCTGCTGTGCTCCGCCCTGGCCACGGAGTTGATCGGCATCCACGCGCTCTTCGGCGCCTTCCTGCTGGGCGCCGTCATCCCCAAGGAGGGCGGGCTGGCCGCGGCGCTGGCGGAGAAGCTGGAGGACGTGGCGGTGGTGCTGCTGCTGCCGCTCTTCTTCGCCTTCAGCGGCCTGCGGACGCAGGTGGGCCTGCTGTCCTCCGCGGACGCGTGGCTCATGTGCGGCGCCATCATCCTCCTCGCCTGCCTGGGCAAGTTCGGCGGCAGCGCGGTGGCCGCGCGCCTCACGGGCATGCGCTGGCGCGAGGCCGGGGCGGTGGGCGTCCTGATGAACACCCGGGGCCTGATGGAGCTCATCGTGCTCAACCTCGGCCTGGACCTGGGCATCATCTCGCCCACGCTGTTCACCATGCTGGTGGTGATGGCGCTGGTGACGACGTTCATGACGACGCCGCTGCTCAAGTGGATCTACCCACCGGAGGAGATGGCGAAGGAGCGGCTCACCGCGGCGCCCACGCCCGCGGAGCCGAGCGCCAGGCCCTACACCGTGCTGACCTGTGTCTCCCACGGCAAGGCGGGGCCAGGCCTGGCGCTGCTCAGCCATGCGCTCACACGCGGTGAGGCCCGCACCGCGCAGGTGTATGCCCTCCACCTGATGCCCGCGTCGGACCGGGCGTCCCTGCTCATGAAGCATGAGCCGCCGCAGCAGGAGGGGGCGCTGGCGCCGCTGCTGGGGCGCGCGCAGGTGCTGGGCCTGGAGGTGCGCCCGCTGTCGTTCATCTCCTCGGAGCCCGGCGCGGACATCTGCCGCACGGCCGAGGCCAAGCGCGCCGACCTCATCGTGCTCGGGTGGCACAAGCCGCTCTTCAGCCGCACGGTGCTGGGCGGCACGGTGCACGAGGTCATGCAGGACGCCGGGCCGGGCGTGGCGGTGCTGGTGGACCGGGGGCTGAAGGAGATTCGCCGCATCCTGGTGCCCTTCATCGGGGGCGAGCATGACCGGGCCGCGCTGGGGCTCGCGCGCCGGCTGCTGCGCCACGAGGGCACGGAGGTGACGCTGCTGCACGTCACCTCGGCGGACGCGACGTCCGAGGACTCCGGGGCGAGGGCGCGCGTGGAGGACCTGTTCCCCGAGGGCGCGAAGCAGGTGCGCTTCCACGTGGTGTCCCACCCCTCGCCCGAGGAGGCTGCGCTGGAGGAGGCCCGCCGGGGGTATGACCTGGTGGTGGTGGGCGTGGGCTCCAGGTGGGGCCTGGAGAGCCACCTCATCGGCCTGCACCGGGAGCGCCTCATCCAGGAATCGCCGGCCTCGCTCCTCATCGTGCGCCGCCCCACGGCCACTCCGTCCGAGGCCTCGGCCCCCGACGCGGCCCGGGTCCTCACGGTGGGCGACGCGGCGAGCTGAGGCGATTCCGTCATGCACTTCGGAGCCACCCTCCGCCTGCTGCGCGTCGACGCGGGCCTCTCGCTGAGAGACCTGGCGCGCCGCATCGGCGTGTCCGGCGCCTATCTCAGCCGCGTGGAGAACGGCCTGGACGCGGTGCCCACCCCCGAGCGCCTGTCGGCCATTGCCCGGGAGCTGGACGTGCCGCCGACGCTGCTGGTGGACGTGGCGCACCGGGTGAATCCCTTCGTGGCCAGCTACCTGGAGCAGGAGCCGGGGGCGCGAGCCCTGGTGCTGGACCTGGCACGGCGGCAGCTCACCGGCGCTCAGCTGGCGCGCCTGCGTGAGCTCATCGACCGGGAGTTCGCGCCGCCCGCCGCGCGGAAGGAGGCGCAGTCGCTGCCCCTGGCGCCCCTGCTGGCCCCGGAGCGCATCGTGCTGGGCCTGTCCTGCTCGGGCCTGGAGGACGCGCTGGATGTCGCGGCGGGGCGCCTGGCGGCGATGAATCCCGACGTGAGCGCCTCGTCGCTGGCGGCACGGCTGCGGCAGCGGGAGGAGGAGGTGCCCAGCGCGGTGGGCAATGGCGTCGCCGTGCCCCATGCTTTCGTGAGTGGCTGGGCGCCCCAGGCGGCGGCGCTGGTGACGCTCGCGAGCCCGCTGCGCACGGAGACTCCGGACGGCTTGCCCCTGCGCCTGCTGGTGGTGCTCGTGGGCACCGCGGGCCGGGCGCACCTGATGCGGCTTGCGCACGTCGCGAGGCTGGCCAGCGACGGGCTCGTGGACCAGCTGGGCGAGGCGCGCAGCTCCCAGGAGGTGCTGGAGCGGATTGGCGAGCTCGACGCGCTCGCGTGAGACACCCGGGCGGAGGACCGGCTCCGTGATGAGCCGGCCGCCCGCCCGGGGACTTCAGGCGCTGCTCAGTAGGCGAAGGTGATGCGCGTGCCGGTCCGGCTGTTGTTGTCGTCGATGAGCTCGGGCAGGTGGCCGAACGGGTCCACGACGGCGCCCAGGTACATCGCGCCGGTTCCCGGGCCGGAGGCCTGGAGGGACTGCGTCAGGCACTCGCCCGGCGCGAGGGTGGGGGTGAAGAAGTAGCCCGCGGGCTGGTCGGAGGGCGTGCCCGGCGTCATGGGCGGGGTGATGACCGTGTCCTCCGACAGGTACAGCTCCACGTGGGCGCCGCCCGGCTGCGTGCCCTGGTTGCACACGCGGATGTTGGCGGTGAACGGCTGGCCGGGCGGGACGCTCGCGGGCGCCGTCGCCGAGGCCACCACGAAGTCAGGCCGGTCTCCCACGCCGATGCGGCTGCCGGCCTTCGTGTTGTTGTCCACGAAGAACTCGGGCGCCTGGTTCTGCGGATTCACCGCGGCGCCCAGGTAGTACGCGCCCTCCGGGAGCATGCCGCTCGCGAAGCCCTCGACGGTCACCGTCTGGCACGCGCCCGGGGCGAGGAACTCCGAGAACGCACGGCCCACGAACGCATCCGTCGATGGCTGGGACGGCGTGTTCGGGCTGATGACCGTGTCCGCCGACAGGTACAGCTCCACGGGCGTCATCTCGGCCCGGGTGCCCTGGTTGCACACGCGGACGCTGGCGGCGAGCCACTGGCCCTGCTGGATGCTGGCGGGGCCCGTCACCGACTGCACCACGAAGTCAGGCCGGTCGCCCACGCCGATGCGGCTGCCCGCCTTCGTGTTGTTGGTCTCGACGAACTCGGGGACGGTGTTGGCGCGGTCCACGATGGCGCCCACGAAGTACGTGCCCTCCTGGAAGGGGCCCGGCGTCCCGGTGACGGTGGCGTCCTGGCACTCGCCCGGGGCGAGCACGCCGAGGCTCGCCATGCCCAGCGGCGCGTCGGCCGGAGTGATGGCGGAGTCCGGGGAGAGGAACACGTCCGCCTGGGTGCTGCCCGACGGGGTGGTGCCCTGGTTGCACACCTGGACGGTGGCGGTGAGCGGCTGGCCCGAGGAGATGCTCGTGGGAGCCGTCACGGACGAGACGACGAGGTCGGGGCGGCTGCCCACGCCCACCGGGGCGCTCAGCCGCGTGTTGTTGTCATCGATGAGCTCGGGGATGAAGCCGGCCGGGTCCACGATGGCGCCGAGGTAGTACGCGCCTTCGGGGACGCCCCCCGGGGTGCCCGTGAAGGTCAGGGTCCGGCAGGCGCCGGGCGCGAGGGCGCCGGTGTCCTGGCCGCCCAGGCGCACGTCCGTCAGGGGATTGGGGGGCACGTGGGGCGTGATGACGGTGTCCGCCGTCAGGTACAGCTCGACGGGAGCGCCGCCGGGGTCCGTGCCCTGGTTGCACACCTTGACGGTACCGGTCAGCGGCTGGCCCGGGGCGATGCTCGTGGGGCCCGTGACGGACGTCACCACGAAGTCAGCGCCTCGTCCCACGCCGATGCGGCTGCCGGCCCTGGCGTTGTTGTCGTCGTTGAGCTCGAGCACCGCACCCGCCGGGTCCACGATGGCGCCGAGGTAGTACGCCCCGTCACGCGGCAGCTGCGCCGTCACGTTCAGCGACTCCGTCTTGCACTGGCCCGGAGCGAGCGAGCCCACGGGCAGCTCGCCCAGCGCGCGGTCCGACGCGGGCGTGACGGGCTGGTCCGGGGTGATGATCGCGTCCGCGGACAGGTACAGCTTCACGGACGTCGAGCCCGGCTCGGTGCCGGGATTGCACACCGTCACCGTGGCCGGGAACGACTGGCCCTGGGGGGTGGAGGCGGGCCCC containing:
- a CDS encoding cation:proton antiporter domain-containing protein, whose product is MHGPVLAGVSLLIVQFIVIIGVSRLIGRGARWLGQPLVIAEVVAGILLGPSLLGWLAPDAMQALFPDSSLPVLKMLSQVGLILFMFLIGLELDPKLLKGRGHSSVAISHTSIIVPFALGSVAALWLYPRLSEPSVPFSSFVLFMGVAMSVTAFPVLARILSERNLMQSKVGAIAIACAAVDDVTAWCLLAFVVSIARASSVAQAAWTTLFALVYIAFMLFAVRPFLARLGARVASKDGLTQNVMAGTMLLLLCSALATELIGIHALFGAFLLGAVIPKEGGLAAALAEKLEDVAVVLLLPLFFAFSGLRTQVGLLSSADAWLMCGAIILLACLGKFGGSAVAARLTGMRWREAGAVGVLMNTRGLMELIVLNLGLDLGIISPTLFTMLVVMALVTTFMTTPLLKWIYPPEEMAKERLTAAPTPAEPSARPYTVLTCVSHGKAGPGLALLSHALTRGEARTAQVYALHLMPASDRASLLMKHEPPQQEGALAPLLGRAQVLGLEVRPLSFISSEPGADICRTAEAKRADLIVLGWHKPLFSRTVLGGTVHEVMQDAGPGVAVLVDRGLKEIRRILVPFIGGEHDRAALGLARRLLRHEGTEVTLLHVTSADATSEDSGARARVEDLFPEGAKQVRFHVVSHPSPEEAALEEARRGYDLVVVGVGSRWGLESHLIGLHRERLIQESPASLLIVRRPTATPSEASAPDAARVLTVGDAAS
- a CDS encoding alpha/beta hydrolase, encoding MKTSRVAVLWLLVLAGCGDSTSLVDARYGSAWLGVPYAEPTELSWQQGELPLGETPTDRGLLRVPQSYQPGQPAALVVLLHGAGGDAEGILDLVRTHADATGTLVLAPKSEGRTWDMLVHDRYGPDLAFLDLSLTRVFREYSVDPERITISGFSDGASYALSVGLTNGHLFRRIAAFSPGGVAASELEGKPGVFISHGTLDPVIPIDVGGRFITGQLREEDYMVDFREFEGSHTVPAEIAREGFTFLVGAAAP
- a CDS encoding aminotransferase-like domain-containing protein; this encodes MSSTTNPSELPLAPWARRLAPSAIQDMLQHITKPGVFSLALGLPAAELFPTQGMAEAAARVLAEQGGALQYSATLQPLREHVVALMAKRGVRCSPQQVFLTTGAQQGMNLLARLMLEPGQAVMLEDRVYSGFQQVLDPFQARRLAVPTDARTGIDLDAVQSVLASGERPAFLYTMSDGHNPLGLSLAAEARERLVKLARDYRMPIIEDDAYGFLHYEDRVLPPLRALDEQWVYYVGSFSKILAPALRVGWVVVPEPMVFRLATVKESSDIDTATFTQRIILAFLDSGKLEGHLVRLRQEYRLRRDTLLRALETHLPKGASWTKPASGMFVWVELPEGNDTTALLARALELEKVAYLPGQAFGVQGGRSAAHCMRLNFSNCEPARIEDAVARLGRVLALARG
- a CDS encoding helix-turn-helix domain-containing protein, whose protein sequence is MHFGATLRLLRVDAGLSLRDLARRIGVSGAYLSRVENGLDAVPTPERLSAIARELDVPPTLLVDVAHRVNPFVASYLEQEPGARALVLDLARRQLTGAQLARLRELIDREFAPPAARKEAQSLPLAPLLAPERIVLGLSCSGLEDALDVAAGRLAAMNPDVSASSLAARLRQREEEVPSAVGNGVAVPHAFVSGWAPQAAALVTLASPLRTETPDGLPLRLLVVLVGTAGRAHLMRLAHVARLASDGLVDQLGEARSSQEVLERIGELDALA
- a CDS encoding CARDB domain-containing protein; this encodes MNSRSAGAGCVTGLAALMTLAACGESPVGSEPETSSNIPHTEQSALATAALPGPDFVVSSVTGPASVRDSEWFDATVTVCNQGTEPGSAPVELYLSADRVISPAVPLTPLSDVMVAELPPESLAPGQCKTRTVNARASVNIQGAYHLGAIVNPRNGAFESDRSNNTRAGSPIGVGRRPDFIVSSVTGPASTPQGQSFPATVTVCNPGTEPGSTSVKLYLSADAIITPDQPVTPASDRALGELPVGSLAPGQCKTESLNVTAQLPRDGAYYLGAIVDPAGAVLELNDDNNARAGSRIGVGRGADFVVTSVTGPTSIAPGQPLTGTVKVCNQGTDPGGAPVELYLTADTVITPHVPPNPLTDVRLGGQDTGALAPGACRTLTFTGTPGGVPEGAYYLGAIVDPAGFIPELIDDNNTRLSAPVGVGSRPDLVVSSVTAPTSISSGQPLTATVQVCNQGTTPSGSTQADVFLSPDSAITPADAPLGMASLGVLAPGECQDATVTGTPGPFQEGTYFVGAIVDRANTVPEFVETNNTKAGSRIGVGDRPDFVVQSVTGPASIQQGQWLAASVRVCNQGTRAEMTPVELYLSADTVISPNTPSQPSTDAFVGRAFSEFLAPGACQTVTVEGFASGMLPEGAYYLGAAVNPQNQAPEFFVDNNTKAGSRIGVGDRPDFVVASATAPASVPPGQPFTANIRVCNQGTQPGGAHVELYLSEDTVITPPMTPGTPSDQPAGYFFTPTLAPGECLTQSLQASGPGTGAMYLGAVVDPFGHLPELIDDNNSRTGTRITFAY